The genomic DNA TCCGGGGGTGCGGGTGCGCGAGGGGTGCGTGGGCGCCGGTACGGGCGCCGCGGTCGGGCCGATGAAGGGCGGGGTCGGGACCGCGAGCATCGTGCTGGAGTCGGGGATCACGGTGGCCGCGCTCGTGGTGGCCAACGCGGCGGGGTCGGTGATGGATCCCGAAACGGGCGTCCTGTACGGGGAGTTGTTCCAGGGGCGCGTGACGTATCCGGAAGCGCACGTCCACGAGGCCGCGCGTCGGCGCCTCGCCGAGGCCTCCGCGAAGAACGCGCCTCCTCTGCTGAACACCACGCTCGCGGTGGTCGCCACCGACGCGGACCTGTCGAAGGCGCAGGCGCAGAAGCTGGCCGGCACGGCGCACGACGGCATCGCGCGCGCCGTACGCCCGGTGCATCTGCTGAACGACGGGGACACGGTGTTCACGTTGGCCACCGGGGCCCGCCCGCTCGACGCCGAACTCCCCCTCGCCCTCAACGACATCCTCGCGGCCGGCGCGGAGGTCGTGACCCGGGCGATCGTGCGCGCGGTGCGTGCCGCCGAGTCGGTGGACGGGCCGGGCGGGGCGTGGCCGTCGTACGAGGAGTTGTACGGGAGGCGGTAGGCAGGCGGTGGGGCGGTGGGCATCCGGGGTTTCCAGAGGTTCGTCCCGGTGTTTGTCGCGGTTCTGTCACCGGATGGCGTTCGTGGGGAACGGCGGGAACCCGGGTGGGGGTTGGGGCGCTCTTTGTCCACGCACCGCAGCGGATCAAGCACCACGCACGACGCGTGACCACTGCGCGCACCGCACACCGCAATCCGCACACCCCACGAACCTGGAGCAGCCCGTGACAACGCCGGACATAGCAGCGCGGCGCGTACTGGGGGCCATCGCCGCCCTGGTGGTCGGCACCCTCACCCTCAGCGCGTGCGGCGGGAACGCCAGCGCGGACGCCGACACCAACAGCAAGGGTGGCGGCGGGACGTCCGTGAAGACGTCGACCGCGAAGATCGTCATCTCGGCGAAGGACGGTTCGACGAACGCGTCCATCAACGCGACCGGCGTGCGGGTCAGCGACGGCAAGCTGACCGACGTGAAGATGACGGTCTCGGGGTCGGGGCAGGCCGTGGACGGGGCGATATCCGCGGACGGCGCGAGCTGGAAGCCGAAGGAGCAGTTGGAGCGCGGGACCAAGTACCAGATATCGGCGACGGCGAAGGACTCGAGCGGCAAGACCGCCGCCGCCAACTCCATCTTCACCACGGTCACTTCGGGCAACAGCTTCATCGGGACGTACACGCCGGACAACGGGACGACGGTCGGTGTGGGGATGCCGGTGTCGTTCACCTTCGACAAGGTGATCAGCGACCAGAAGGCCGTGCAGTCGCACATCACGGTCACGTCCAGCAGCGGGCAGCAGGTCGTGGGGCACTGGTTCGGGGCGCAGCGGCTCGACTTCCGGCCGCAGGACTACTGGAAGGCCGGTTCCAAGGTCACGATGAAGATCGACCTGGACGGCGTGCAGGGCGCGAACGGCGTCTACGGCGTGCAGAAGAAGACCGTGAGCTTCACCATCGGCCGTTCGCAGGTGTCCACGGTCGACGTGAACACGCAGACCATGACGGTCGTGCGGGACGGCCAGACCCTCAAGTCGCTGCCGATCTCCTCGGGCAGCCCGGAACACACCACGTACAACGGGCAGATGGTGATCTCCGAGAAGTTCACGCAGACGCGGATGAACAGCCAGACGGTCGGTCTTGGCGGCGAGTACGACATCCCGGACGTGCCGCACGCGATGCGGCTGACCACGTCGGGGACGTTCATCCACGGCAACTACTGGTACAACAAGGCGAATCCGCCCTTCGGCCAGACCGGCACCAGTCATGGTTGTGTCGGGCTCGCGGACGTACAGGGCGCGCAGGGTGCGACGAACGCCAAGTGGTTCTACGACAACTCCCTCGTCGGGGACGTCGTGATCGTGAAGAACTCCCCCGACAAGACGGTCGCCCCGGACAACGGGCTCAACGGCTGGAACCTGGGGTGGAGCGAGTGGACCGCCGGAAGTGCCGCCTGACCGGCGGGTTTTGACGGAACTTCGGGCCGCGCGGGAACATCTCGCGCGGCCCGCGCGTTTTCCGGGCATACGTTTTCTCGGTTCCCGGAACATGATGTCCGACCGAGGG from Streptomyces sp. NBC_01478 includes the following:
- a CDS encoding P1 family peptidase, encoding MTVDALTDVAGVRVGHATRVGDGWLTGTTVVLAPEGGAVAAVDVRGGGPGTKETDALDPRNVVQRAEAIVLTGGSAYGLDAASGVMAWLEEQGRGVRVGVDPLHVVPVVPAACVFDLGRGGAFKARPDAATGRAAVEAAAISGPGVRVREGCVGAGTGAAVGPMKGGVGTASIVLESGITVAALVVANAAGSVMDPETGVLYGELFQGRVTYPEAHVHEAARRRLAEASAKNAPPLLNTTLAVVATDADLSKAQAQKLAGTAHDGIARAVRPVHLLNDGDTVFTLATGARPLDAELPLALNDILAAGAEVVTRAIVRAVRAAESVDGPGGAWPSYEELYGRR
- a CDS encoding L,D-transpeptidase, translating into MTTPDIAARRVLGAIAALVVGTLTLSACGGNASADADTNSKGGGGTSVKTSTAKIVISAKDGSTNASINATGVRVSDGKLTDVKMTVSGSGQAVDGAISADGASWKPKEQLERGTKYQISATAKDSSGKTAAANSIFTTVTSGNSFIGTYTPDNGTTVGVGMPVSFTFDKVISDQKAVQSHITVTSSSGQQVVGHWFGAQRLDFRPQDYWKAGSKVTMKIDLDGVQGANGVYGVQKKTVSFTIGRSQVSTVDVNTQTMTVVRDGQTLKSLPISSGSPEHTTYNGQMVISEKFTQTRMNSQTVGLGGEYDIPDVPHAMRLTTSGTFIHGNYWYNKANPPFGQTGTSHGCVGLADVQGAQGATNAKWFYDNSLVGDVVIVKNSPDKTVAPDNGLNGWNLGWSEWTAGSAA